The genomic stretch TCCGCGCGCCGGAAGCATCTAACACCCGCCGGGCAGCCGTGGTGATATCCGGCCCGATCCCGTCGCCCGGAATGAGCGTCACCCTGTGCATTAACCTTTCCTCCCCGCAAAGCTTCTATCCGAAGTTGAAGCCGCCGTGCTTCTTAAAGTGCGCGGCAAGGCCCCCATCCTGCAAAATCCGCAGCATCACTTCCGGCAAGGGTTTCACCGGGATGGTAACGCCCCGCGTGCGGTTTTCGCACACCCCGGCGGCTAGGTCCAGCACTATCTCGTCGCCCGCCTCAATCTGGTCGGTGTCGCACTCCACCACCGGCAGGCCGGTGTTGATGGCGTTCCGGAAAAAGATGCGGGCGAAGGACTTCGCTAAAACGGCACCGATGCGGGCGTGCTTGATGACGAGCGGCGCCTGCTCTCTTGAGGAGCCACAGCCGAAGTTCGTCCCCGCAACGATGAAGTCCCCGGGCCGGATCTTTTGGTAGAAGTCGGGGTCCAGGTCCTCCATCACGTGCTTCGCCAGCTCGTTCATGTCGAGGGTTTTAAACTTGTACTTGCCGGAAATGATGTAGTCAGTGTTGATATCGTTACCGAACTTATGTGCTCTACCCTGTAAGCGCATACGTCCCACCCTATTTCACAAATTCGCGCGGGTCAACAATCTCCCCGGCCACCGCCGCCGCCGCGACCGCCGCCGGCGAAGCGAGATAAATCTCTGCGTTACGGTTCCCCATCCGGCCCCTGAAGTTGCGGTTCGCCGTCGAGATAACCACCTCGCCGTCCGCGGGCACACCGTTATGAGTGCCAACGCACGGTCCGCAGCCGGGCGTAACCACCGCGGCCCCCGCCTCAACCAGAGTCGCCAGGATGCCCTCCCGGAGCGCCGCAAGGTAAATCCGCCGGGAAGCGGGCGCCACAATCAGGCGCGTCCGCGGGTGGACCTTTCTCCCGGCGAGGATCCCGGCCGCTACCCGCAAGTCCTCCAACCGGCCGTTGGTACAGGTCCCGATGAAGGCCTGATCGATCTTTAGCCCCGCTACGCTGCTGAGGGGCGCCACGTTATCCACCCGGTGGGGTTTCGCCACCTGCGGCTCAAGACCCGCCACGTCGTACTCCTTTACCGCCGCGTAAACCGCGTCCGGATCCGCGTTCACGGGCGCAAAATCGCCCGGGTTCCCGCCGTGCGCCGCAAGCCAGGCGAAGGTCTTCTCGTCCGCCTCCATTAACCCCGCTTTGGCCCCCATCTCCACGGCCATATTGGCGATGGTGAAGCGCCCCTCCTGAGAAAGCGCGCTAATCGCCTCGCCCACATACTCCACCGCCTTATAAGTGGCGCCGTCGGCGGTAAGGTCACCGATCAGGTAAAGGATGAGGTCTTTGGCGTAAACGCCACGCGGCAAGACGCCGTGGCAGATGATCCTGATCGTCTCCGGCACCTTGAACCACATCTGCCCGGAGATAAGGGCCGCCGCCAGGTCGGTGGAACCGACGCCGGTCGCGAAGGCGTTGAGCGCCCCGTAGGTGCAGGTATGGGAGTCGGCGCCGACCACGACCGAGCCGGGCCCGAATTTCCCGCTCTCGACCATTACCTGGTGGCAGACGCCATCGCCGATATCGTAGAGGCGGCACCCGTGCTCCCGCGCGAAATCGCGCATCAGCTTGTGGAGGTTGGAAATCCCTTCGGTGGGACTCGGCGCGCTGTGGTCGATGACGAGGTTCACCCGCTCCGGGTCAAAAAGCCGCTTCCCCTCCATCCGCTCGAAGGACTGAATCGCCAGCGGCGCCGTGCCGTCCTGAGCCATCACGCAGTCGACTTTCGCCACGACGATCTCGCCGGCCGTCGCCTTCTTGCCACTCGCCCGGGAAAGGATTTTTTCAATAATCGTCTGCCCCAAAACCCTATCCCCTCTTTCCGAAGTAGTCCTCGTAAATCTGCACCAGCTCCTTGTCGAAGAGCGGCCGCTTGAGGTCCACCGCCGCGCGGCGGATTTCCGGCAGGAGCTCCTCCGCCTGGTGCTTCGTAAGTTCGATGCCGTACTCCGCAAATTTGGCCCTGACGGCCGCCGTGCCCGAGTGCTTGCCGATGACGATCTGCCGCGCCAGTCCCACTTCCTCCGGCTGGAAAGCCTCGTAGGCCTTCGGGTTTTTCAGCACCCCGTCGGCGTGGATGCCCGATTCGTGGGCGAACATGTTCCGCCCCACAATTGCCTTCCAGGCGGGAAGCTCCCGGTGCGCGGCCCGGGAAACATACTCGGCAATCTCCCGGAACATCTCTGTTTTGAAGCCGAGATCGTGCCCGTAGAGAATCTTCAGCGCCATCACTACCTCTTCGAGGGCGGCGTTGCCGGCCCGCTCCCCGAGACCGCAGACGGTGACGCCGATCCAGTCGGCCCCGGCCTTAACCCCGGCCAGCGCGTTGGCGGTGGCCATGCCGAAGTCGTTGTGGGTGTGCATCTCCACCGGAATGCCGACCTCGTCGATGATCCGCTTGATATTCTCATAGGTGGTGAAGGGGTCGAGCACGCCCACGGTGTCGCAGTAGCGGAGCCTGTCGGCTCCCGCCTCCTTGGCCGCCCGCGCAAAGGTGAGCAGGAAATCCATGTCGCTTCGGGACGCGTCCTCCGCGTTTACCGAGATGTAAACGCCGTGCTTCTTCGCAAAGGCCACCGCCGCCGTCATTTTCTCTATCACCCACTCGCGGGAGGTCTGCAGCTTGTACTTGATGTGGATGTCGGAAGTGGAAATGGATATGGCCACCGCATCGACCCCGCAGGCAAGCGACGCCTCGATATCCTTGATGACGGGGCGGTTCCAACCCATGATGCTCGCCTTCAAACCCGCCCGGCAGATCTCCTTGATCGCCTCGGCCTCGTCCCCGCCCATTACCGGGATGCCCGCCTCAATCTGGTGCACACCGAGCTCATCTAAAAGCTTCGCGATCCGCACCTTTTCCCGGTTGGCGAAGACCACCCCCGCGGTCTGCTCGCCGTCGCGGAGGGTGGTATCAACGATCTTGATTTCTCTCCCCGCAAACAAAATGTAACACCTCGCATGGAAAAATTTTTTAAAACAGGGCTATGACGGTTAGC from Thermodesulfitimonas autotrophica encodes the following:
- a CDS encoding 3-isopropylmalate dehydratase small subunit, giving the protein MRLQGRAHKFGNDINTDYIISGKYKFKTLDMNELAKHVMEDLDPDFYQKIRPGDFIVAGTNFGCGSSREQAPLVIKHARIGAVLAKSFARIFFRNAINTGLPVVECDTDQIEAGDEIVLDLAAGVCENRTRGVTIPVKPLPEVMLRILQDGGLAAHFKKHGGFNFG
- the nifV gene encoding homocitrate synthase, with translation MFAGREIKIVDTTLRDGEQTAGVVFANREKVRIAKLLDELGVHQIEAGIPVMGGDEAEAIKEICRAGLKASIMGWNRPVIKDIEASLACGVDAVAISISTSDIHIKYKLQTSREWVIEKMTAAVAFAKKHGVYISVNAEDASRSDMDFLLTFARAAKEAGADRLRYCDTVGVLDPFTTYENIKRIIDEVGIPVEMHTHNDFGMATANALAGVKAGADWIGVTVCGLGERAGNAALEEVVMALKILYGHDLGFKTEMFREIAEYVSRAAHRELPAWKAIVGRNMFAHESGIHADGVLKNPKAYEAFQPEEVGLARQIVIGKHSGTAAVRAKFAEYGIELTKHQAEELLPEIRRAAVDLKRPLFDKELVQIYEDYFGKRG
- a CDS encoding 3-isopropylmalate dehydratase large subunit — protein: MGQTIIEKILSRASGKKATAGEIVVAKVDCVMAQDGTAPLAIQSFERMEGKRLFDPERVNLVIDHSAPSPTEGISNLHKLMRDFAREHGCRLYDIGDGVCHQVMVESGKFGPGSVVVGADSHTCTYGALNAFATGVGSTDLAAALISGQMWFKVPETIRIICHGVLPRGVYAKDLILYLIGDLTADGATYKAVEYVGEAISALSQEGRFTIANMAVEMGAKAGLMEADEKTFAWLAAHGGNPGDFAPVNADPDAVYAAVKEYDVAGLEPQVAKPHRVDNVAPLSSVAGLKIDQAFIGTCTNGRLEDLRVAAGILAGRKVHPRTRLIVAPASRRIYLAALREGILATLVEAGAAVVTPGCGPCVGTHNGVPADGEVVISTANRNFRGRMGNRNAEIYLASPAAVAAAAVAGEIVDPREFVK